GAGTAGATATTTAGACTGAATGCTATAAACCGAGTCTAGCTAccttagctaacgttagccgtgCTAAAGCTAACTATCGTTAGCGTTATGTGTGTCTCAACCATTGATAATATTAAAACTCATCTCTGTTGCAGCATGAGTTTTGGATACAGTGTCAAACAACTGTTTGAGCTTGTGTTAGTTACCGTTACATTGTGTATTTGATTATTTGGGCTAATCTGCTGCAGCAAATAACTAACGTTAGGTTAAACTCCTTTATAAAGTTAGTTTACGTTATTTCTCCAGCTCTTAACAAAGCTGTCAAGTTTCTTCCCAGTTGATATTTCCGTTGTGGATATTTTGAAACTAAACACAGGTTACAGTAATGGTTCATTGTTTTGATCATTGTTCATTGGGTCTTGTGGGGCTGATAACGTATGGACATTTGTATTACATTGATGctgttaattaaaacacatcTTTCAATTTAGAAACCCCCCATTTGTCACTGGTTGTTAAATGTAACTATTGCAGGATACAAGGTAGGCCGAAAGGCGCTGTTGCCAAGCAACAGTTAGGAATAATAACAGAGGAGGATATCATTTGTTTAAGACAAAGCTAATTTACAACACTTTGAAGATGTTAAAGGTCCTGACAATATTCACTGACTTCATTATCCTGACTGACTGCTCcaactatatatactatagctATAGCCCGACTAATCACAGGATTTAAGAGGCCAATACCAACGTTAATGTTTGAGAGATTAGTTAATATGACTACCTGATAGTAATTTGTAACATAATTTTGATAAAGATttctaaaatgtgtgttttagagTTCAAGATATATCCGtcggaaaataaacaaattctgAGGTTGACAAACTAACGTTTTGTAACTGTGACACTATTTCGAATGACCTCCTAAAAAGAAACTAAGGCAGTCAGACAAATGAAGgggaataaaaagtacaatatttgcctctgaaattgAGTGAAGTATAAGTGTTaggtaaaataaaagtatagtATAAGTACCGGTAActcaaatttgtacttaagtaaatgtacttagtaacAATTATCTCAAACATATATTTGGCATGTCTCTACTGCTATTTCTTGTTATTTCTTGTCCGACACATCCACCAATAAACTAATATCTGTGAAGTCGAATGATGGTGACATCGCCCCTTATCCAATGAGATGCCGCTTGatttctccacacacacctaaagAAAAGCAAAATTTATTTGTGTTCACAGGTGAGGAATGGTCACATCAAGAGAATCACAGACAATGACATCCACTCACTGGTGTTGGAGGTCGAGGGAACAAACGTCAGGTGAGTTTGTGCCTGTTTTAATGGATTCTTTAGTTCCGTTCAAATCATTGAAGCACTTGTCATCTTCATTAATcgccctttttctttctttctttttctacagtactacatatataacatgtcCTGCAGACCCCAAGAAGACATTGGGCATCAAGCTTCCTTTTCTCGTTATGATCATCAAAAATCTCAAGAAGTATTTCACCTTTGAAGTCCAGGTAGGGTAGACATTCCTGCAGATACGGACCACTTCCATGTCTTTACAGTATCTTACAGTATATGGGTGTTAGGATTCATGGTCACTTATTTTCTCCCCATCTTTTACAACTTTCAGGTGTTAGATGATAAAAATGTTCGCCGGCGGTTTCGGGCCAGTAACTATCAAAGCACGACACGCGTGAAGCCGTTTATCTGCACTATGCCCATGAGGCTGGATGACGGCTGGAACCAGATTCAGTTCAACCTGTCGGACTTCACCAGGAGGGCTTATGGGACCAATTACATCGAGACGCTGCGTGTACAGGTTAGTGCACAGAAACGGACAAGCTTTATCCAGATGCTACTTGCACTAGTGTGACTGTCGAAGCTCTGCAGTGAATGTGTAAGACTTTCTTTTGCTCATGTCTAAACTATTTTCCTCTCAGATCCATGCTAACTGTCGAATAAGGAGAGTGTATTTCTCAGACAGACTGTACTCTGAGGACGAGCTCCCTGCAGAGTTTAAACTCTACCTGCCTGTCCAGAACCAGAAAGCcaaggtgacacacacacacacacacacacacacacacacactcacacactcaaataagtgttttaaaatgtggataGATGTATTAGTTTTATCTGACACTCTtccgtttgtttgtttcttgcaGCAGTAGAGATTCTCACCCTGCACTGTTCCCAGAGCTGATGTGGAGTTTCGCTGTAAGATTTTTCTGTTTGTAGACATGTGATGAACTTTAAAACTTTGCAATATTGTAATTTTGGAACTATGAATTGAGTGGCGTCTTGTGTTGCTCTCTGCAcaatgcagttttttttattgactcaTCTGTCCTCAGTTTTCAATGCAGACTGTAGTGGTTTAAAGATGAAAGTATCTATagtatataaattaatataggGACCCACATcgattaatacttttttttcttacaatAGACAATAGTTTAGAAAACAATACATTCTACAGCAGCTATGTGCTGGCAAATAACTAGGAAATACATAATACTCCACTGTTACCTGTTAATAAAATGaagccttatttttatttattttttataatacaaacaaaaacgGACGAGTCCACtcatcaaatataaataatctttatCAAATGACACACATAATTGCAAGTGAAAGGCTATGAAAATGATTTGCATTCCCAAAAACATATAATCTTTGTTTCACTTTGGATTTCTGTGTACAGTATGAACAGATCAGTAATACATTCATTTTACTACATGTTGCATTAAACAACTAAAGACAGTTAAACTTAAAGAAGCATCTTAATCATTTTCAACTCATATTCCAAGAGCGGACTCAGTGCAGTAATaatgtgaaacaggaagtgctcgGTGAAAAACAATTAACATAAGAAATTGAGCTGCGAGATGCAAAACATTCTCAGAAGAATTGTGTTAGTCCCATCTCAAGCTGTGGTGATGTTACACTCAGGTCAGCATCCTGTCACTTTATAGTTCCCCCGTTTCAAGAGatctcacaaaaacaaaacaaggcagaATTCAAAGTAAACAACTTGTAAACAAAACGTTTTTCACAGGAGAAAGAATTATCATtttaacaaataagaaaaatattaatttgtccTAAATTTCTATTCGCACTTTTGaatgttgacagtattttcctACTGATGAGTAATTCCATTGTTTAGTGTTTTAGTATTTCCACCCAACTAAAGAGAGAATGCAATGAAAcatgcattttgtattttgccTCGACAGCAGCTCTTGGCATTGAGATTAAACAGTTGACAAAATAGTGCTCATAACATTGTTGCTACATGTGCtagttaacacattttaaacataagATTTTCCCTctatataaagaataaagattGAACAAATGTCATGCACTCACCGCTGTTCAGTTTAAAAAGTTCACACAGATTTTTAACTGGGTCACAATTGTTTGAAAAAGTGGGTCAGACTAATAGATATTAAAGATACTGTTTGTGCGCTGAAATACCAAAAACATGATTAGGTCAATCCATGAAAACGGCCCACCAAAGTAACATCTtgttttcttcaaaacataATACTACTTAAAGTGTCTTACTAGTGTTAGGTTGCATTTACAGTTATTTAAACTATGTGTGGTAAGTGTTCAGTTCCCAAatagtttacattttaatttatataagTGCATCAAGTCTATTAGATACATAGAATAAGGTTAATGTTTATTTGGCCTCCgtctttttgatgttaaacaatTGGTATATTTCATTTTGAGTTTAAGCTTTCACAGCAGGCACTTAGAAATTTCAATAAGGAATGCCAACACACAGCAGTTTCGATAACTGGTATTATAAGTTAACAAGTGTTTTCCCTGAATTTTGATcaataaggaaagaaaaggggacaaacaaaaagggaaaaactTTGGCTTTGATTTATCATGATCGGTCAACTTTCACTGTGTATTTggattaaaacaaagaaaattaaCAACATCTAACTATTATATGGCATTATCCACGTTGGCAACTTTTAGATCAGGTCGAACCAAGAAATACTCTTGTTGCATGAGAAAGCTCATTATTACcactgttttactttgaaacaaACTAAGATTGAGCCACTTTTATACGacaacaaaatgtcaacaagcaaattacaaaacatagaaattattttaacaaaacatattttccttaCACAATTGATATAACTTAAGGAATACATTTGTAGAAATCTATTGCTTTAGTCAACAGCATGCATCTCtttaaagtgcaaaacattGATTGGTTGAAATCAGTAAATCAACTACTGCTTTAAatcattgatttaaaataaaatgcaacaaataataatttagcACAACAAAAGTGTTGTACCAACACATACAATTATACAAAGTATAAATAAACCCTCCGACAAGtcaaaggtaaaacaaaagagaCACTAAAGCCAAGACATAACACACCTGTAGCATGTACTGTTACACTAAGAGCTTGCATTGATGTTGTTTGGAGTTGAGAGGCTGCCTGGACGTCCACGACCGTACAAACAAAGTCACAAAAACATCCTTTTACAGTTTCTCCTTCACTTTTTAGCTTAATCCTTCCGTTTCCTGCCTTTAATTATTCTTgttaaacaaatcattttattataaatgttgtaAAACTCAACAACTGCACTGCATCAAAAATAGAGGGATacagaatttaaaaaaggaaaataaaaacatttatttcctaaATTGCAATAGTTTTAAGCCTTGGCTTGTAGCAACAAACCGTTTCTGGCTTCATCATTTCTCAGTTGTCTTTGgatacaagaaaaaaaaataagcgACTTATatagaaacaacattttcataTCCGCTCCGTGGAGGCAGGATCCTCTTCTGGCTTGTTCTCACTCTGCAGTGGTTCACATTTCTTGTGCACAAAAGTGTGCGCATTTTCCAAAACACGAGGAGTGCTCGCTTACAAGCAATGTTTCCACTTTAAATGCAgtgaaatgcttttaatgttcaAGAAATTGCATCTAAAATTTGTTAGAGCTCATGAATCATCGACCGCCTTAGCACCacatatttacttttgtttagATAAAAATCATACTTTTACCAAATTTAACAGTGAAGGATAAATTTCCAATAACAGAGATCCAAGTTTCACTTTAAAACGTCCAATGCTGGCAACAGACATCAAGAGCAAGTAGTGACTGCGAGTCCCGAGGTTTGCTAATACTGTACAGGAGGCTGACTACAAAGTGTCTGTCCTAATAAAGTGGAATACTGCTTTAAAGCAAACACTTCTCATGTTCTTAGAATAAGTTCCCGACATACTGTGGTTCATCTCTCTTTAGTGCAAAAATCAACAAGTCAAAAACTATTTTCCTGCTATCGCTGCTTCTCACCGACAGGTCTTTCTATTAAAGTCACCTTAACTTGCTCCACATTCACTCGTTGAGTTGTCCTGcaggctggtgtgtgtgtatacaactCGACTTGTACATGTTTATGCGTGTGACTGtggggacgtgtgtgtgtgtttggcgcTATGTGGTATTCCCATAATGAATGACATAGTAGTCATGAACGTACATCAACACAGCGACAGGCTGGCCAATGATGAGTGAGATCCAAACAGCGGCGTTGCCATAGTTTCCGTTCAGGAAACGACCCACAAACCAAGCCAGAGGAACCTGGAGAGATGAAGGTTCAGATgtcaaagtgtgtttgtctgcaacacaggagagaaagtgATTTGTGAAAGAGATGTCTTACCTGAGTCATCATTCCCATAAAGGCCCACGGTCTGAACATCTTCAGAGGAACACTCACCAGGtactgaagagagagaaatacagtaACTCACACGCAGACCAAATGTGTAGGGAGGGAAAAGCTGCTCACTCAACTTACATACAATGTTTTAGCTTCAGAAATCAAATTTCAGCAGAAAACAGTGTTTcaaatcacattacattttgaatttgcATTGCATACTATAGTGTACAATAGTCCTTGTCATTACTTTCTGAACTGTCCATTTCATACACAGACTGTAAACAATTACAGTTGTTTTGAGGTTGAATAAGCAGATACAGTGCAGACTCACTTTTCACATAATGTTATAGCATTATACTAAAATCCCTTAAATACTTTTTACCCTAATCAATCTTCCCTCAATTGCCCCAAGAATTcagaacatttattaaaaagaaaacactgaaatatcACAGTGAGTATAGATTGATAAGgtaaaatatgaatttaaagGATTTTAGCGTAAGGCTGCAACATAACACAATGTGAAAAAGaggtctgaatactttctgaatgCACCGTTTGTAGTATTTAGTAGTGCTTCGTGTCCCACAGAAAGACTTGATCCTTTTAATTTACCTCGTGGAAGAAGGCAGACATCAGGAAGACGCCAGTTTGAGCCAGAAACTTGTTCACCCCCTTCCTCAACATCGGCTTATAGAAGTGTCTgtaacacacaaagacagacactcgacaaattacatttatcttAATCTCTTCAATCTGGCTGAAAATACCCTCAAATAGATGCCAGTCCAcaccttttattttatacaatcaACAATAAGCCAAAACATCAAACAGGGTAATATTGTAAGTTTGCATGCTCACCTCAGACACCACTTGTGAACTGGTATATTCCAGTTGGCCCAGAAATATGTGACACTCTCAGAGTTCCTGCAATGAACAAAAATAGCACAGTGTGAGAAGTTGACATCAAGGCACTTGGGTGTTCTGAACAATGGCTTCATATTTTcaataaatatgcatttattcCTGAGTGATGTGGACTCAGCCCACTTGTCAATTGCTGTGTTTGCCACAAGGACAAATCTACCAAATGACCATGCAGATTAAATATGACAACCTTAACATGGTCAAcatgtttaggtgtgtgtgcatactgtatgtatgtgcacaTTTGCACTTGTAATTGTGTGTGATTGAATAATCCATCTACTTACCACCAGTCTTTGTAGAACTCTCTGTCTCCAAACTGCAACAACTCTGCCACAAAGTTCATGGAAGAGTGGAAAAACCAATAGAAGAATATTAACCATATCAGATGGTTAGGGAcctgggagaggaagaggggatgaggagaggaaaggagaggatcATGGGAGAAGTGTCTGGGTTGGTAAGGTCACACTATGGCTGCCATGTTGCTACCTACCCTCTAATACAGCCGTAATACACATGTGAGACAGATATCACAACCTCGTAGATCAATTTACAAGATTAAGTGGTAAAagtggtgttttttatttttaataaatattttaaggTTATGATTAATTATAAGGTAATGACAGGGCATAGATGTGTGTCTAGTGTAACTACAGTATGTCATGATACTCACAGCTAACTTTAGGAGGCGCTCCACCATCCTGGAAAAGTCCATTTCCTGTGAAAgacacaataaaaatgtttcattgTGATGCCCTTAGAAGAATCCTATTATAGTCTACGATCTCTTGATCTTCTGAGAGCCATTTATCgtcatatacagtacagtagtgtgtgagtgtgtgtgtatacacaccTGGAATGGTTTCATTGAGTTCTGTATGGTGGGAACCATCCACTGAAAGACACAAGTGAAAATTGCTTTGTATTGTTCAAGTGATGAAAACGGATCTAAACAGGTACATATTTTAGAGAATATTTTCTGAATGTTTGTCGTTGCGTGAAGTCGTGTTAATGTTCAACACACCTGCTGTATCAATCCCACCAACAGCTGCATGAAGAAAAGCTACAAGAAAGAGtccaaatgaaaacatgttacCCTGCATGTCTACGTCGTGCTTGTGATTCATCTTCCACCATCTCAGTTTACAttagtgagtgagtgtgagtgtgagtgtgtgtgtgtgtgtgtgtgtgtgttccctctcACCATTTCAAAAAGTCTTCTCATCAGGAACCTTATGCGTATTCGAGGTGACCGTGGGAAGTTGAGCTGGTAGCAGAGAGTCGGTGCAAAGACAAAGTAGTACATGTCTAAAGaccagaaaagaaacaaaaacattaattaaggattattttgaaatattttatttcacttacaTGATGTGCTGATTATCTCCATGGAGGCGTCATGGTTACCTCTGTGGGTGAGGTTGCCTGGGTAGGAGACATGAGTATTAACTGCTGAACCATTGGAGTGTGCCACAGACGGAcctggaaaaacacaaaaatggaGATTGTAATTACTTTCACTCACAAGCTCATGTcagatttctgtgtgtgttgttggtttATCTCAAGTCCTACAGCGAGGAGATAAAGTCATCACGTTGCATTTAggattaaaatagtttaaaacaCACAGCTATTCAAGACGCACAACTTTGATCAGTCTGTGTGCATGAGTCAGACAAAAGCTGCAGTCCATCTCGTCACCACTAGATGGTAGTATCAgcacaataatacatttttaaaaaccaaTATAATCCTGATAAGTGTGcactgacgtgtgtgtgtgtgtgcttatctAATTTTTTAACCTTCATTCAGCCATTATTTAGCATCTCCACTGGAGCAACTTTGAGGTTCAGAGCCCTGCTCAGGAGCACTTCATACCTCTGCTCTGCGCCTCCTCACAATCCTGATAACATTTCTTTGACAGAttgggtgtgtgtatatacttaCACGAGGATGATCGTGTTAGTCTCTTGGCTTTCGCTTGTCTGATTTGTCGACACCACCTGTTGGTGTCTTGGTAAGAGAACAGCTTGAGAAACAGCACCGTGTAGATTCCTAGGGAGAGCACACcacccactgacacacaccatgtatttaaatgtttctgtttcgGGCTGATCTGGAAATGAAAACTGACAAAATATCCTCGAGTTGgaggcacgcacgcacgcacgcacgcacgcacgcacgcacgcacgcacgcacgcacgcacgcacgcacgcacgcacacacacactatataggaactaaatcaaaaacagtttattgctgtttagttttttaatgtatgtatactgtatattagtgatgatttaaatgacatttctaATACAGCAGACCATTGTTATGTGCTAGCttcaaaatacacacattcattgattcaaaatactttatttatgcaTGAT
This region of Cottoperca gobio chromosome 11, fCotGob3.1, whole genome shotgun sequence genomic DNA includes:
- the cfap20 gene encoding cilia- and flagella-associated protein 20, with translation MFKNTFQSGFLSILYSIGSKPLQIWDKKVRNGHIKRITDNDIHSLVLEVEGTNVSTTYITCPADPKKTLGIKLPFLVMIIKNLKKYFTFEVQVLDDKNVRRRFRASNYQSTTRVKPFICTMPMRLDDGWNQIQFNLSDFTRRAYGTNYIETLRVQIHANCRIRRVYFSDRLYSEDELPAEFKLYLPVQNQKAKQ
- the dgat1a gene encoding diacylglycerol O-acyltransferase 1a isoform X2, which produces MSERAELRGPVNRRRRTTISGGGAVKQSNGSKCHDAGENPPQYPDDKAKTHDVSDVHASKNWKGDREMEKTGQQLTNSPRKQRSVVEDFNVRLSCHVLQESLLSSASGYSNYRGILNWCVVMLGLSNARLFLENIIKYGILVDPIQVVSLFLKDPYSWPAACLIIGSNVFILAALYTERRLAVGTISQTTGMILHIINLTSMLIFPSATVLTLTSMTPGIYTVLFLKLFSYQDTNRWCRQIRQAKAKRLTRSSSCPSVAHSNGSAVNTHVSYPGNLTHRDMYYFVFAPTLCYQLNFPRSPRIRIRFLMRRLFEMLFFMQLLVGLIQQWMVPTIQNSMKPFQEMDFSRMVERLLKLAVPNHLIWLIFFYWFFHSSMNFVAELLQFGDREFYKDWWNSESVTYFWANWNIPVHKWCLRHFYKPMLRKGVNKFLAQTGVFLMSAFFHEYLVSVPLKMFRPWAFMGMMTQVPLAWFVGRFLNGNYGNAAVWISLIIGQPVAVLMYVHDYYVIHYGNTT
- the dgat1a gene encoding diacylglycerol O-acyltransferase 1a isoform X1, yielding MSERAELRGPVNRRRRTTISGGGAVKQSNGSKCHDAGENPPQYPDDKAKTHDVSDVHASKNWKGDREMEKTGQQLTNSPRKQRSVVEDFNVRLSCHVLQESLLSSASGYSNYRGILNWCVVMLGLSNARLFLENIIKYGILVDPIQVVSLFLKDPYSWPAACLIIGSNVFILAALYTERRLAVGTISQTTGMILHIINLTSMLIFPSATVLTLTSMTPVGGVLSLGIYTVLFLKLFSYQDTNRWCRQIRQAKAKRLTRSSSCPSVAHSNGSAVNTHVSYPGNLTHRDMYYFVFAPTLCYQLNFPRSPRIRIRFLMRRLFEMLFFMQLLVGLIQQWMVPTIQNSMKPFQEMDFSRMVERLLKLAVPNHLIWLIFFYWFFHSSMNFVAELLQFGDREFYKDWWNSESVTYFWANWNIPVHKWCLRHFYKPMLRKGVNKFLAQTGVFLMSAFFHEYLVSVPLKMFRPWAFMGMMTQVPLAWFVGRFLNGNYGNAAVWISLIIGQPVAVLMYVHDYYVIHYGNTT